DNA from Tripterygium wilfordii isolate XIE 37 chromosome 15, ASM1340144v1, whole genome shotgun sequence:
GCAGTGCTTTCATGGCCAGCAAACATGATTCCAGCAAGTAAATCAATGATAGTTTCATTGTCCATTGTCTCaccatcttcatcctcaacctCTAGCAAGAAATCCAACATGCTTTTCTTCCCCTTTGAGTCACTTGttttgttcaactctctcctgtCTTCAATTGCACCATCAACTATGGTCACAAGTTTCTCACGTGCCTACAATTAATATTAGCCTCATAAATTAGAAACAAGACGTCCTGACCCTGGACCCAACATGTTTACCGGACAGTTGGGCAAATTCTAAGCTCTGGATTAAATATCAGTGTATATGCCATGCAAAACTGATTTACCTTTAGTGCCCTGTTGTAGGCAAAGCCAGGAACATTGATGCCCATTGTGAATAACCCTGCAGTGAGATCACTAAACAAGCTCCTCATTGAACCAAACATATCATATCCTTGAGGTCCGAAGAAGATATTTGTTATGATCTTAAAAGTTGCTCCCTTAAATTCATTAAGGAGCTCAAGATGTTTGCTCGTGCTTGCCCATTCATCCAATTTAGCCATAATCACTTCCTCAATCAGCTCCACATACGTCGATAGCGCCTCGTGCCCGTTGATCGGAGCAGTTGTTAGCTTGCGTAGATGCTTGTGCTCGTTGCCTTGAACGGAAATCAACGATTTCCTCCCCGAAAGCTTCTCACTGCTTGGATATCCAATCGTGAAGTTTTCGTCATCTGTTAACACTGCCTTGCATGTTTCAggcaagcaaacaattgctgtCGGCTTTCCAAACAAATGTGTCTTGTATATACCCGTCCTTCCATACCTAAATCCAAAACGGAGTTGGAAACAAAATAGTTTTAGAATATTCATACTAATCCtgactctaaaccctaaacacataATCGACATGTTTATTCGTTATAACTATTTACGTACTACATACACAACACAATAGTACAGTAATCTAAGTGAAATATGGTTAAAGGTGGTGTGTGGATGTGAAAGATATATAGAGACCTTTCAACCAAGTCGAAGAGGAAGGAATCAGGATCATCAGATTTGAAAGCTTGCATGAAGGACTTCATGTTACCAAACAAAGGCCAACCCATATCTCCTGGAGGGAGAGGGAATTTGGTCTTGCCTGAGCGGTAATACCACTCATTAACCCTCTTCAAGGAAACATAAGCACCAAATGCAATTGCAATGAGAGTGCTAGCCAATCCTAACATGCTTGAGTACTCCATTAATAGGCTCTTAAAAGGGATGTATTTGTGCTTTATTTGTGAAAAAAGAGAGGTATATTTATAGTTTCACCTCTTCCTAGCTCGTGTAGCAGTCTAAATTGAATAGATGCCACTGGCTTTTACAATTCAAAAAGTTTAAAGTATTTAATTGGAGTTATTGAGACTTTGTACAATATTATGTGAGTGGTGGCTGTTTATTCCAAAAATGTTTCTGTTTTCAATTATTTCCATTTGAAACTCATTACTTCATAATTTTGTTGAACTATTACTATAATGCAATTATCAATACCCTTGTGACTATATGTTGGGCTTAACCCAATTTATCTTGTCGTCAGGTGAAAAACATATGTATATACGGACATGATGACATGAGTTTAGCCTCACATCAATTGTTGAAAGCATAAACTTGTATAATGTCGttctaggttaaaaaaaaagatacaagTACTTTTTAAAACTTGTCCATTGCATTATTTATGGCAAGTTATCATAAAAAAGGTATTTGAAATCTTGCCCCAACCaactatactttttttttaaaaaaaattcccttgaaaaatttgcttctcattggaatcgaatcttggACATACATATGCCTAAcgcagtcgattgtcaaccaaaccacctctcgttggtaacTAGCTATACTCTCGAACACATACAAAATAATCATTTTATGTTGgtggttttatttttgtgtatgatattgtttctcaaaaaaagaagtaattacTGCTATTAATTAGGGTGTGAAACACAAGCAGAGGAATTAGAATTTTATGAAGTAACTTATGTCATGTCCAAGACATTAAACAAACATTATGATATAAATGGGCTTAAATTCAATGACCAAAATTGACCATTAGTTCTACTTTCTAGATAGAGACCCTTTTAGCATCTGTGTTTCGAGGGAGAagaattttgttgttttgaatAGAATATTTTAAGGTAGGAAGTTCTAGAATCTCCTTTCTCTTCTACTATGTTGTCAtcagcaattttaattttaCTACCATATATTTCGAATTTTCAGCACAAAAGAACTTTccatataattatttaattaatattttccaaaacaatgttgaatcGTCCATAAAAAGTGATTATAACTAAATCTATTCCTAATTTAACAAGATATTTTTTAGGATTAATATATACTACATTATTTTTACTAAATAAGTGTACAATTTTTACTTGACCTTAACCTTTTGGTCCCcattggccttttttttttcccttatttttGAGGTATACattattttaagaaataattcaaaaaataataaatagaaaatatgtAAGATTTTGACCATCAGATCATGAATTCAATTATTGGATCTTTAAAAAGGAGGTAACATATTACACGTTTTACATCAAACGATTTAGAACCATTCATGTTTTTCCATACATTTTctttaatgaatttgatttttttattttatataaaatatatttttttttgaaatactacaGAGAATTATGCTTGCGGTTAGAATTGAATATTGAACATACATATatctaactcaatcgattgacAACAAACTCGACTCTCATTGGTCACATAAAATACATTACTAGATTCAAAATCATTCATGTTTTAGGGGCAGCCTTTTGTGGGTCCTAGTGCAGTCCACACGCACGTGGGATTGGATTGGCGACTCGAATGTGGACAAGGTGGGCTTCTTTAGATTTCTTACGGACCCAGCCCATATTCATATTCAACTGCTAGTTTGATGTGATGAAGAAGAACCAAACATTCAGGCCCATTCCATGTGTATTAGGCTTGACAGCCTTTTTGGACCTATTCTTATGGGATTTTCTTAGAATGCCATAAACTACCATGGCAACTCAAACAACTCAATTCAGTTTCATTTTTGACACCCAAATATCGAAAATCACTTGATCATGGACCTTCTAAACTTTGATTGAAGCTACAATCAAAGTGCTTTAATTTCGCTCCAAAGTGTGCGTTTGTTTACACTCAAAATTGTGACCTGTAATGGCACTCAATGATCGAGTAACCCATTCTGACATGAGTTGACGTTATTTTCACACTAGATTTCTGCTCATGTAGTTTGCGGATATTACATGTGACCCGTAAATTTACTATTGAGGTGAAGTTTGGTGAACTATGTTTTTGGAGGGTTGACTTCTCCTATTCCTATCTCCTATCTCCATTTGTATTTGTTCTTCAACTTAAAATCTAAACATGATAACTTGATGAAATCAATTGAGTATTTTCAATTCTGATTGCAAAACCAAGAATGAAAACGACAACGAAAGAGAAAGGATTACAGTGTCAAATGGAGAAGAACAACGAACAGAGAGGTGGAAGATCCCAAAATGCTTCAGTAATTGGATCCTGGACAGTTTCCATGTACTCTTGCACTCCATTCATTGCATATAGAGTTGCTGATATTTGTCTCTCAACTTTCATCCTATCAAACTCCGTCAATTGGGAATCAATCTTTCTAGGAAAATCCAGTAACGACAGTTGATCAAACCCAGATTCAGAACAACCCGTCTCGAATTCCTCAGCACAAATTGTCATATCTGGCTTGTatacatcatcatcaaagcatgGAGAATGTTGCTTTTCAACTCCAACAATATCTTACTATATTATACTTGTATATTAATTCCTATGCAAAACATGATTAATATTTAAAGGACTTACATTATTGAAAGTATATGTGGAACAGCaaagtaattatatatatatacccactaTAAGAGTTGGGTGATTATTGTACAAAAATAAAGTTGAAAGACAAACTAGTGAGAAGTGATTAGAGCTTGATgattttggcaagaaagttgtctGCAGGCCTTGGAACTGGAAAGTGGACTTTTGGGCAGTCTGGATTTGTTCGTTCAAGCCTGCACAATCACAAATATTAATAcacatattaattatttttgtattgTAATTAAGACATGATTTCTAATTAGTTGAGATTTAATTGCTGGGATTAATGATTAATTAAAACAACTTACTTGTAGTTGAGGACAAAACAATGGATGAAGATGTAGAGCTCAAACTTGGCTAAATCATTTCCAGGGCAAACCCTACTTCCAAGTCCAAAGGGAATGTATGCTCCAGCTTTCACATTTGGGTTctgttcattaaaaaagaacTCCAATTGAGAGGatgaaactctttttttttttttttttaaaaagtgaaGAAAACTAAAGAGAGAGACATGGTGTAATGgagtgtatgtgtgtgtgtgtataaattATGTAATGGATTGTATACTTACATCCCATCTTGAAGGATCATATTCTTTAGGATTTGAATAGATTTGAGGATCCATATGTACTGCTCTAGCCATTGCAAGAACTTTCCATCCTTTTGGTATGGTATATCCTACACATTatcagaagaaaataataataattattattatcaaaCAACATAAGAGTTGTAGAATAgacgtatatatatacaaaatgaCTAAACATACCATTTATGTGAACATCAACTTTTGTTTCTCTAAATAATGCAAATGAGAGATTAACCCTCCTTAATAGTTCTTGAATCACCTTCATTAGAAACACCATCCAACTTAATTATTAGATTAATTAATcaatataaatacatacataatagtaatttttactccaaaatCTAGTTGTAGTTGTGCTTAATTATTCATACCTTTCCAGTATAAGGCATCTGTTTGATTTCCTTGATTGTCAATCCTTTTTGTGTGGATGGTCTATTCTTGACAATTTCCTCTTGTTCTTcctgaaaatataaatatctttaatttttttagtaaGATATTAAATCATGAAAGTAAAGTCAGTAAATATTTTACCTTAATTTTCTGAAGGACTTGTGGATTGTCATAGAGGAATAACAAGACCCACATAGTTGCAAAAGCAGTGCTTTCATGGCCAGCAAACATGATTCCAGCAAGTAAATCAATGATAGTTTCATTGTCCATTgtctcaccatcttcattctcaACCTCTAGCAAGAAATCCAACATGCTTTTCTTCCCCTTTGAGTCACTTtttttgttcaactctctcctgtCTTCAATTGCACCATCAACTATGGTCACAAGTTTCTCACGTGCCTACAATTGATATTAGCCACATAAATTAAGAAACCAGAGGTCCTAACCCTCtatgaaatataaaattttggGCTGGCCCATAAAATGGTCTGGATTACGTTTTTTTTTCCCAGCCCAACATTCAAAACTAATTTACCTTTAGTGCCCTATGGTAGGCAAATCCAGGAATATTTATGCCCATTGTGAATAACCCTTCAGTGAGATCAGTAAACAAGCTCCTCATTGAACCAAACCTATCATATCCTTGAGGTCCAAAGAAGATATTTGTTATGATCTTAAAAGTAGCTCCCTTAAATTCATTAAGGAGCTCAAGATGCTTGTTCATGCTTGCCCATTCATCCAATTTAGCCATAACCACTTCCTCAATCAGCTCCACATAGGTCGATAGCGCCTCGTGCCCGTTGATCGGAGCTGTTGTTAGCTTGCGTAGACGCTTGTGCTCGTTGCCTTGAACAGAAATCAACGATTTCCTTCCTGAAAGCTTCTCGCTGCTCGGATATCCAACCGTGAAGTTTTCATCATCTGTTAACACTTCCTTACATGTTTCAGGCAAGCAAACAATCGCTGTCGGTCTTCCAAATAAATGTGACTTGTATATACCCGTCCTTCCATACCTATATTCAAAATGGagacagacaaaaaaaaaaaaaaaagaagccgtTTTAGAATATTCATACAAACCATGATCCCAAACCCTAATTAAACACATAATCGATGTAGGATTCCAATCACATGTTTATTCGTTATAACTATGTATGTATTACGTATATAACACAGTAGTATAGTAACATAAGTGAAATATGGTTAAAGTTGGTGTGTGAATCAGAAAGATAAAAGACTATACCTTTCAACCAAGTTGAAGAGGAAGGAATCAGGATCATCAGATTTGAAAGCTTGCATGAAGGACTTCATGTTACCAAACAAAGGCCAACCCATATCTCCTGGAGGGAGAGGGAATTTGGTCTTCCCTGAGCAGTAATACCACTTATTAACCCTCTTCAAGAAAAGATAAGCACCAAATGCAAGTGCAATGAGAGTGCTAGCCAATCCTAACATGCTTGAATACTCCATCAATTGACTCTTAATTACAATGCATGTATGTGTGACTTATTTGTGCAATAAGGGTAGCATATTTATAGGTTCACTTCGCTATCGTCCGTTGCAGTCTAAATTGAATAGATGCCACTGccttttaaaattcaaaaagttgaaaagtatGTAATTGGAGTTATTGAGACTTTTGTACACTCATGTCTTATGTGAGTGGTGGCTGTTTATTCAGAGAAGATGTTTCTGTTTTCAATCATCTTCATATGAAGTTGAAACTCATTACTTCATAATTTTGTTGAACTATGCAATTATCAATATCTTTATGATTAtgcgttgggttttgacccaatttaatTATCATATCGTTAGGTGTCAGCAACTTATGTGCACGCTGACTTGATGATTCTAGTTTATACTCACATCAAATGTCTAAATtgtaaatttatatgatatcgtTTTCGGTTGAAAATTAATGCAAATAGTTGTTAGAAATTTCTCCGTTGCATTATTTATGGCAagttatcattaaaaaaaaggggTATGTGGAGTCTTGCCCCAACCAGCAATTCTCTTGAACACATACaaaatattcattttattttgcttGTTTAATTTTTGTCTATGATATTGTttcccaaagaaaaaaaataaaaagtaattagTTCTATTAAGGGGGGTGAAACACAAGCAGAGGCACTAGAATTTTAAGAAGTAACTGATGTCATGTCAAAGACATTAAAACAAACATTATGAGATAAAAATCGACCATTAGTTTTACTTTCTAGATAAAAATAGGGAGAATGAGTAAATTTTTACGGTAGGAAGTTCTAGAATCTCCTTTCTGTTCTACTATGTTGTCATCAGCAATTATAATTTACTACATATTTCGAATCTTCAGCACAAAGGAACTTTCTAtagaattatttaattaatcttCCTAAACAATGTTTAGTCATCCATAAAAAAGTGATTATAACTAaatctatatatacacccaAGCCACTAATTGTTGTGAtaaagatggtgtgtatcaccctgGTGACCAGAGTTTGAATCTTCCCTctcttatttaaaaaaaaaaaactatatatatatatatattcataatctaaCAAgatatttagcatttagaatTTTGGCCCCCCTTTggctttgttttctttcttataCGTCTATATATGTACGTACAAGTGTAAACGAATTAGCGTACGAAAGAGTGACCCCTCATTTTCCTTATTTTCAACgtatacaatatttaaaaaaaattcgaaaaataataaatagataATATGTAAGATTTTTGTCGGTCAGCTCATGAATTCTATTATTGGATCTTTAAAAAGGAGGTAATATATTATAGACTTTGCATCAAACGATTTATAACcattcatttcatacattttctttgatgaatttgattttttttattttacataaaaTACATTACtatattcaaaatcattgataCTTATCAtttcttgattttgaattttttaaaaaaatattaatattgaaaAGTAAGTATGAGGAGACGAGGCCGCCCTAAACAGTGCTCGTGGGATTGAATCGGGGAGTTGACTGTGGACGTGGTGGgcttctttaaattttttacgGGCCCAGCCTATATTCATATTCAACTGAGAACTGCCATTTGGGAGCCGTTATTCCTTAAAAACCTATTTACTTTTTACACCCATATTTCTTTCTCCAtacaatcaaattaaaatataaccctaatatttttaattaaatttttttaacacaagaagttttcttaatttcaaactcaaataaagataaattagaaGTTACTCCCAACTTGATCTGCTTTGTTGCTCCCAATATCCCAATAGAATTGCAAATCTTGCCACGAACTCTAAAAAAAATgtagagagaggaagaagagagacatAGATAGAGTGAAAGAGAAGGAGATGTGGTTTTCATTGTTatagaagaggaagagaaaggtCAACCATGGCTGCTTCTTCTCCTTGTTTGACTGGTTTTGAATAGAAGCACTAGTGGCTTAGCAatagaaaattttatattttcaaagtgattattcaatttttttctttcatttggtCATTTAATCGAATGGGTTTTAATCCTTTCTGTTGTTAAGGCATTGACAATTTTTTGACCCCGCATACCCTCTTCacaaattgataaattgattaagagagaaaaacaaaatttattttattggatgAAAGGGTAATTTAGGAAGTATAATGTATGTATTAGATTTTTTCCTTGAGTGCGTTAAGTAGGTGTGTGCAGTGAGTTTAACTCTTGTGTGCAAATAACTGCTCCCCTGCTATTTTGATATGATGAACAAGAATCAAATATCCAGGCCCAACCCATGTGTATTGGGCTTTACAGTCTTTTAGACCTATCATATAGGCTTTTCTTAGAATGCCATACGCTACCTTGGCCGCTCAAACAACTcaattcaatttcatttttgacTCAATATATTGAAGTGCTTTAATTTTGATACGAAGTGATTAACTGATTATTTACACTCAAAATTGTGACCTATAATGGCACTCAATGATGGGGTAGTTGTTGCTAGTATTGTTGTGACTCAAGTGGGTGTTTATGACGTACTATGAACTGAAATCTACTGTAATAATGAAATCAATATAAAGTCTATGGGTGTTGTCAAATCATTATGATTTTCATTACCTAATTAACGATTTTCGttgaaatttaattttgatAGCGCTAGTCTATGGATATCTAAAAAAAGAAGGCTATGGATTGATCTCAATTGAATCATTGATAGTTACTTTTGATGTTGTATAGATGGTTGAAAAGTCTATAGAGTGCTGTAAAATTGTGAatgacaaaaacaagcaacataTGACCACTTAATAGGGCTCAACATTGGGTCGGGCCGAGCTGTCCTAGAAATATGAGGCCCTGACCCGGGCCCTATTTTGAGCATTCGGCTTCTGCCCAGGCCAGATCTAATTTCGGGCCGGGCTAGGGTCGAGCTTAGGCCCGTGTTCCAAATGGTGATTCCTACGACTCAACGAGCAAATAATTGACCATTAATTtaacaatatatattaattcaTATGCAAAACATgattcacacacacatatatgtggaaaagaaaagaaattatatataGATACCCACTAAGAGTTGGGTGATTATTGTACAAAAATAAAGTTGAAAGACACTAATTAGAGCTTGATgattttggcaagaaagttgtctGCAGGCCTTGGAACTGGAAAGTGGACTTTTGGGCAGTCTGGATTGGTTCGTTCAAGCCTGCACAATCACAAATATTATTAATAcacatattaattatttttgtattgTAATTAAGACATTATTTTTAATTAGTTGAGATTTAATTGCTGGGATTAATGATTAATTAAAACAACTTACTTGTAGTTGAGGACAAAACAATGGATGAAGATGTAGAGCTCAAACTTGGCTAAATCATTTCCAGGGCAAACCCTACTTCCAAGTCCAAAGGGAATGTATGCTCCAGCTTTCACATTTGGGTTttgttcatcatttttttaaaggaaatacAATAATGTCATTAGCTATAAGTCTCTTGTTACCGGTCAGGGATCTTGGGCCTCTTATTTAGACCAAGCCCAGGTCTAAATAAATATGACAAATCCAGCCCCACCCACTAACCCCAAATAAGAGAGAATGAAAAAAaggtgagaaaaaaaaagtgatgaaaactagagagagagagagatggtttAAGGCTTGGGCCTTAAGTAAGTATATTTTTGTTGTCCAGGCCCACGAAAAAATGCAGGCCGGCCTGTTGGGCCTTTTAGTCTATGATCAGGTCGACACTTGacatatatattatgtaatGGATTGTATACTTACATCCCATCTTGAAGGATCATATTCTTTAGGATTTGAATAGATTTGAGGATCCATGTGTACTGAACTAGTCATTGCAAGAACTTTCCAACCTTTTGGCATGGTAAATCCAACACATTGTcagaagaaaatataataataattatcaaaCAACCTTTTGTTTCTCTAAATAATTCAACTTTTGTTCTTCAGCTTATAATCTAAACATGGTAACTTGATGAATATTTTCCATTCTAATTGCAAAACCATGAACGAAAAACAGACAAACAATTCCACTGTCAAATGGAACAGAACAATGAACATAGAGGTGGAAGATCCCAAAATGCTTCACTAATTGGATCCTGGACAGTTTCCATGTAGTCTTGCACTCCATTCATTGCATATAGAGATGCTGATATTTGTCTCTCAACTTTCATCCTATCAAACTCCGTCAATTGGGAATCAATCTTTCTAGGAAAATCCAGTAAGGAAAGTTGATCAAACCCGGATTCAGAACAACCCGTCTCGAAATCCTCAGCACAAATTGTCATATCTGGCTTGTatacatcatcatcaaaacatgGAGAATTTTGGTCACTAGCAGTACTACTCATCCCACCATCGCTAATACCACAACTATCACTAGTAGTAATAGTACTAGTTGTGGGGCTGAATATTTTTTCTACAGtactttgttgttgttgttggagaactcctcctcctcctcttctgtTGTTGAGGAGATTCTGGATTCGAGAAGCTAGAGGGGAATTTGTTGGGACTTGGGGGATGAAATTGGTTCTAGTATTTGTTCCGCGAAGAAGGCAAGCAGCTTCATCGTAGGCTCGAGCAGCTTCTTCAGCAGTCTCAAAGGTTCCAAGCCACATCCTGATCTTCTTTGTTGTATCTTTGATTTCAGCAACCCATCTCCCTGAAGGCCTTTGTCTTACACCAACAAACTTTCCGTTGTTGTTGCTTGTTCTGTTTGTTCCTTTGATTTTGTTGCTGGTCACTTTGTTTGCAGGCATAGTGGCTACcgattttttcttctgtttttggaACTGGATTTCCATTGAAGACACCAttaagagagagatgaagaagaGCTCAGTTGGTTATAGGCTATAGTTGTTTTGGTCTGTcaacatagatatatatatatatatatagacacacacacgtATATATATGGTTAAAAAGTGGTCTGAGTTTTCAATACAAGCAAGTTGTGATTATTTTAGAGGCAAGTTCTTGAGATGCTTTTATTTATGTGTTTGTCATCTTACGATGCCTCTATGCTATATTGTTACTTAACAAGGAAAGTCAAATGACCAATCTGCCCTTCCAAGGAGTAGCTAAATATAGTGAAGTATACCAACTACTTGGGGTCATGGAAGTCATTTGAGAGAGTCTAGGTTTTATCATCCACATATAATACAAACTGGACAGATTTATGGTCAAGGGGTTTTTGTGGGTTGAAGGGGGTTAGTTTAGTTTGTTGTCATTGAGTGAGTACAACTTGGTCAACAATAGAAGAAAAAGCTGGGAAAGCATGCAGAATGATTGCCACTTGGAGGCAGCCTGATGAGCCTCTAGAAGAAGCTGAAAACTAAGGTTCAAAAGACATTGTCAACATTAGAAATAGACCCAGTCGGGCACATAGCAGACAATATTACATAATCTGATCGTGCACGATGTGTTGTTGGCTGACCATCTAAGAATCCACCATTTTTAGATCAAAACAAGAAGATGAATTATACTAGTCAGGGATTCTTAATTAGTTATCTTATCTATACTCATAAACTTGATACTAGCTAATTGTTTAAGGGATTGGGGTACGCTATACTTCTAGCTAGTGGTGGATTTAGAAAATGGTTTGAGGGGGATTTTGTTAGTGGCAGAGTTAGTAATTTATAGGAGGAGTACTGACGCGGTTCAGGGGCAGTGTttctgaaaataaaaattaggaCTATTCACTGATATATCAATAAAAAGTAGTCAAAAGAAATCCATAATATGAGGATTGAAGTTTTAGAATCTAATTTCCAACTCAATAGACTGTGTCTCTAAGACTCCAActatacatttaaaaaaaaaactcttaaatAAAATCTTTACAATTGACCCCGTCAAGTCttcatttttgaaaattttcaataattatttcattatcaatttcattaaaaattCCTCTCTTAATAAAGATAACTAAGTTATCATTCGTCCATTTATCACTCATTCGATTGAGCAATCTATTCTTGATAATAGCCGAAAGAGGATGTGAAAAGTTTGgccttttattaaaaataagtgAGCTTATTTTGGAGTTTTGATATTTAGTAATAtacttgataatttttttatcaaaatttgagCTATGGGAGGGAGACTACCTTGACTTACTTGGATAGAAGGATAATGTTGATGAGAGCTTAAGATATGTGTGTAacaaaaatacccttattaAAGTTGAAATGTGTGAAAAACTTTTATCGATGATTTtggaaataataaacaaactttTATCTCACCTCACAAACCGTTAAATTGGGAgaggttacaaaatgttgagttggagagttaagtgaggggctTTTCAATAATTCAAGTAAGGTGAAGTTTCTCCTCCCTCCTTAACCCTCCTCACTTTAACTCTCTAAAATTCCAATCTAAGCAAGTCTCAAGGGATTGGGTTATGCCGCTCTTCTAACTAAAAGAATAGTAGTCTGTCATTGTTGAGGTATAAAaaggttttttaaaaaaaatcttaaaaaataataaacatgaAATATATAAGATTTTGACCCTTATGTATTCAACTATtgaatgttttaaaaaatactaCATGTTATACACTTTGCATTCAATTGATTAGAAAGTAGAAACATTCAATTTTCATGCattaatgaattttattttttgtgggtATTCAAGCCCTGGCTCAAAAGTTGCCTCTGCATTGCAGATGAAATGGCCAGAATAGAAGTAATAAGAGAGTAGGTAGCAGAAACAGATATTCTCattcattgattgttcttgACTTGTAGAAGGAAAGCATAAATAAGTATGACAGAAAATTGAATCAACAATTACAAATATCTGAACTTGCATTGATTGACTACAAATTGGAAAGTTATAGTTGATCAAAGAACTGGTAAACAATTGATACATTGCATAT
Protein-coding regions in this window:
- the LOC120016863 gene encoding beta-amyrin 11-oxidase-like, with translation MEYSSMLGLASTLIALAFGAYLFLKRVNKWYYCSGKTKFPLPPGDMGWPLFGNMKSFMQAFKSDDPDSFLFNLVERYGRTGIYKSHLFGRPTAIVCLPETCKEVLTDDENFTVGYPSSEKLSGRKSLISVQGNEHKRLRKLTTAPINGHEALSTYVELIEEVVMAKLDEWASMNKHLELLNEFKGATFKIITNIFFGPQGYDRFGSMRSLFTDLTEGLFTMGINIPGFAYHRALKAREKLVTIVDGAIEDRRELNKKSDSKGKKSMLDFLLEVENEDGETMDNETIIDLLAGIMFAGHESTAFATMWVLLFLYDNPQVLQKIKEEQEEIVKNRPSTQKGLTIKEIKQMPYTGKVIQELLRRVNLSFALFRETKVDVHINGYTIPKGWKVLAMARAVHMDPQIYSNPKEYDPSRWDNPNVKAGAYIPFGLGSRVCPGNDLAKFELYIFIHCFVLNYKLERTNPDCPKVHFPVPRPADNFLAKIIKL
- the LOC119979992 gene encoding beta-amyrin 11-oxidase-like gives rise to the protein MEYSSMLGLASTLIAIAFGAYVSLKRVNEWYYRSGKTKFPLPPGDMGWPLFGNMKSFMQAFKSDDPDSFLFDLVERYGRTGIYKTHLFGKPTAIVCLPETCKAVLTDDENFTIGYPSSEKLSGRKSLISVQGNEHKHLRKLTTAPINGHEALSTYVELIEEVIMAKLDEWASTSKHLELLNEFKGATFKIITNIFFGPQGYDMFGSMRSLFSDLTAGLFTMGINVPGFAYNRALKAREKLVTIVDGAIEDRRELNKTSDSKGKKSMLDFLLEVEDEDGETMDNETIIDLLAGIMFAGHESTAYATMWLLLFLYDNPEVLQKIKEEQEEIVKNRPSTQKGLTIKEIKQMPYTGKVIQELLRMTNLSFALFRETKVDVHINGYTIPKGWKVLAMARAVHMDPQIYSNPKEYDPSRWDNPNVKAGAYIPFGLGSRVCPGNDLAKLELYIFIHCFVLNYKLERTNPDCPKVHFPVPRPTDNFLAKIIKL